A DNA window from Drosophila biarmipes strain raj3 chromosome 2R, RU_DBia_V1.1, whole genome shotgun sequence contains the following coding sequences:
- the LOC108036397 gene encoding monocarboxylate transporter 3 — MATQQTKSQDELASHNVVSKQPDNIKEENENEEEIDEAAVVVPPDSGWAWVVMVASFLCCTVIDGIVFCSGLMQQNLMDDFSVSRPYASLVSSLLSGCYLMAGPFVSALANRYGFRPVTITGAIFASVCFGLSYFAPSVEVLLLVYGILGGIGFCMVYIPAVVIIGFYFEKWRALATGVAMCGSGVGTFVFAPLTKKLLENGWRTTVAVQAVIVLSCAIFGLTFRPIQPITLSVTNEEGDEQEKTKLNGHGNTVAPTPQLHQAAFTKPLPEGRFAYSMPNSAHNTYMGASQRNHYPTAQEIFKGMNLERRPSGTAQGSKGTELKQLRKSQPTTPNGDPQQLTFNLHKELTTVGENEEEAENDNLLETEAKPVTIQARRHTVSGRRPQDIGKRSAAAAHEAHHGQTHSSSRPMYRDDIFFSGSLTRIPQYQSQTSLAYHMSVTRLPTKQDMLEDRQKGCRICPEAVRRTLSTMLDTSLLKSPAFMCLSFSGFLTMMGFFVPFSFLVSRAVNAGMDEGTALGVLSGIGVVNTIARIVCGSISSFPAIKPLWLNNFALTAGGIATIFSGVVINTASQWTFAVFFGICIACFSALRSLIAVDLIGLEKLTNAYGFLMLFQGVAATVGSPIAGILYEWTESYNAAFYFAGGLILLSAFLCYPLTWVSQWEQRRNEKLTPLPAA; from the exons ATGGCCACGCAACAGACCAAGTCGCAGGACGAGCTGGCCTCCCATAACGTGGTTTCCAAGCAGCCGGACAACATCAAGGAGGAGAACGAGAATGAGGAGGAGATCGATGAGGCCGCAGTGGTGGTCCCGCCGGACAGCGGCTGGGCCTGGGTGGTGATGGTGGCCTCCTTTCTCTGCTGCACTGTGATCGACGGCATCGTCTTCTGCTCCGGCCTCATGCAGCAGAACCTAATGGATGACTTCTCAGTAAGCAGGCCCTACGCGTCACTGGTCTCATCGCTGCTCAGTGGATGCTACCTGATGGCCGGACCCTTTGTTAGTGCCCTGGCCAATCGGTACGGCTTCCGGCCGGTCACGATCACGGGAGCCATCTTCGCTTCCGTGTGCTTTGGCCTTTCGTACTTCGCCCCCAGCGTGGAGGTGCTCTTACTGGTCTACGGCATCCTCGGCGGCATTGGCTTCTGCATGGTCTACATCCCGGCCGTGGTGATCATTGGCTTTTACTTTGAGAAGTGGCGTGCCCTGGCAACGGGTGTGGCCATGTGCGGCTCCGGCGTGGGCACCTTTGTGTTCGCCCCACTGACCAAGAAGCTGTTGGAGAACGGCTGGCGAACCACGGTGGCCGTCCAGGCAGTCATTGTGCTGTCCTGCGCGATCTTCGGCCTCACCTTCCGACCCATCCAGCCGATCACGCTGTCGGTGACCAACGAGGAGGGCGACGAACAGGAGAAGACCAAGCTCAATGGCCATGGCAACACGGTAGCCCCCACGCCCCAGCTGCACCAGGCGGCCTTCACGAAGCCCCTGCCCGAGGGGCGGTTTGCCTACTCGATGCCCAACTCTGCCCACAACACCTACATGGGCGCTTCCCAGCGCAACCACTATCCCACCGCCCAGGAGATCTTCAAGGGCATGAACCTCGAGCGTCGTCCCTCCGGCACCGCCCAGGGCAGCAAGGGCACGGAGCTTAAGCAGCTGAGGAAGTCGCAGCCCACCACGCCCAACGGGGACCCGCAGCAGCTGACCTTCAACCTGCACAAGGAGCTGACCACCGTGGGCGAGAACGAGGAGGAGGCCGAGAACGACAACCTGTTGGAGACGGAGGCCAAGCCAGTGACCATCCAGGCGCGCCGACACACGGTCTCCGGACGCAGACCGCAGGACATTGGCAAGCGAtccgctgccgccgcccacGAGGCACACCACGGACAGACTCACTCCTCATCTAGACCCATGTACCGagacgatattttcttctCCGGCTCGTTGACCAGGATCCCCCAGTACCAGTCGCAAACCTCGCTGGCCTACCACATGTCCGTGACCCGCCTGCCCACCAAGCAGGACATGCTGGAGGATCGCCAGAAGGGATGCCGCATCTGCCCGGAGGCAGTCCGCCGCACACTATCCACCATGCTGGACACCTCGTTGCTCAAGTCGCCCGCCTTCATGTGCCTCTCCTTCAGCGGCTTCCTCACCATGATGGGCTTCTTTGTGCCCTTCTCCTTCCTGGTGAGTCGCGCCGTCAACGCGGGCATGGACGAGGGAACAGCCCTTGGAGTGCTGTCCGGCATTGGCGTGGTGAACACCATCGCTAGGATCGTGTGCGGATCAATCAGCTCCTTCCCCGCCATTAAGCCCCTGTGGCTGAACAACTTCGCCCTGACCGCCGGCGGCATCGCTACCATCTTCAGCGGTGTGGTTATCAACACCGCCTCCCAGTGGACCTTCGCCGTTTTCTTCGGCATCTGCATTGCCTGCTTCTCGGCCCTGCGATCCCTGATTGCCGTGGATCTGATAGGTCTGGAGAAGCTGACGAACGCCTATGGATTCCTTATGTTGTTCCAGGGTGTGGCGGCCACCGTCGGCAGTCCGATTGCAG GTATCCTCTACGAATGGACAGAAAGCTATAACGCGGCCTTCTACTTCGCCGGCGGTCTGATTCTGCTCTCGGCATTTCTGTGCTACCCGCTCACCTGGGTCAGCCAGTGGGAGCAGCGTCGCAACGAGAAGCTCACCCCCCTGCCTGCGGCCTAG
- the LOC108036227 gene encoding 40S ribosomal protein S23, whose translation MGKPRGLRTARKHVNHRRDQRWADKDYKKAHLGTRWKANPFGGASHAKGIVLEKVGVEAKQPNSAIRKCVRVQLIKNGKKITAFVPRDGSLNYIEENDEVLVAGFGRKGHAVGDIPGVRFKVVKVANVSLLALYKEKKERPRS comes from the exons ATGG GCAAGCCAAGAGGTCTGCGCACTGCCAGGAAGCATGTGAACCACCGTCGCGACCAGCGTTGGGCCGACAAGGACTACAAGAAGGCTCATTTGGGCACCAGATGGAAGGCCAATCCCTTCGGAGGTGCTTCCCACGCCAAGGGAATCGTCCTTGAGAAGGT CGGCGTCGAGGCCAAGCAGCCTAACTCTGCCATCCGCAAGTGCGTGAGGGTGCAGCTGATCAAGAACGGCAAGAAGATCACCGCCTTCGTGCCCCGTGACGGTAGCTTGAACTACATTGAGGAGAACGACGAGGTCCTGGTCGCCGGTTTCGGTCGTAAGGGTCACGCCGTGGGTGATATTCCCGGAGTCCGTTTCAAGGTGGTCAAGGTGGCCAACGTCTCCCTGCTGGCCCTCTACAAGGAGAAGAAGGAGCGCCCAAGATCTTAG